ACATTGGGGTTGAGCGCGATCATAACTTCCTTATAGCAAATGGCTTAGTGGCTTCTAATTGCTTCAACAAATCCCACTCAACGGCTTATGGTTACGTAACCTATCAAACCGCTTATCTTAAAGCCAATTATCCCGTTGAATATATGGCAGCACTACTAACAGGTAGTAGTGGAAACCAGGACAAAGTGCAGAAATATATTGCCACCTGTTCCAAAATGGGTATTGATGTATTGAAACCGGATATCAATCATTCTGAAATCGATTTCACACCTGTATCTCGTAAAATTTTATTTGGACTGTCGGCAATACGGAATTTAGGACAGGGGGCGATTGAATGTATCTTAAATGCGCGTGAGGAAGGTGGAGCGTTTCAATCGGTGGCAGATTTTTGCGATCGCGTTGATTTACGCACTGTTAACCGCCGCGCTTTAGAAGCCTTAATTTACTGCGGTGCCTTTGATAGCCTTTCATCTAATCGCAAGCAATTGATTGAATATTTAGATATTGTGATTAGTTGGGCACAAGACCGTGCTAAAGACAGAGATAGTGGTCAAACTACCATTTTCGATCTCTTAGGAAGCACAAACGGTAGCAAAAATTCCAAAAATGGAGCTTTAGAATCGGCACCCAAACCGCCTGATATTGCGGATTATTCTCCACAAGAAAAGCTCCGTTTAGAAAAAGAATTACTCGGTTTTTATGTATCTGACCATCCTCTAAAATCAGCTCTCCAAGCCACTAAAGTTTTATCACCCATTAGCCTCTCAGATTTAGCTGAACATGGGAAACGAACGACCATTAGTGTTATTGTCATGCTCACTGAGATTAAGCCGATTGTTACCAAAAAAGGCGATCGCATGGCCATTGTCCAGATGGAAGATTTGAGCGGACAAGTGGATGGCGTTGTCTTCCCCGCTACTTACGAACGCATCGAGAACTTCATCAAACCTGATACCCGTCTGATTGTTTGGGGCAAGGTAGATAAGCGAGAAGATCAAACCCAAATGATTATTGAAGATGCCGAGTTAATTGAAACCGCACCCATGGTGATTGTGGAACTGCCACCGCAACGCGTCACTACCAGTGAACTCAATCAACTCAAATCGATTTTGCAAGCCCACTCAGGTCAAAAAAATCAAGCCAAAGTCCCTGTGTTGGCAACAGTAGCTGTGCCTAATCATCAACAATTCGTGCGCTTTAATGCTAAATACTGGGTACACGATTGTAATACAGCCGTTGCCGCCTTGAAGAGAGCCGGATTTTCCGCTCGTACTTCTGCACTTGTTGGTAACTGAAGCTTAACCCTATTAAGTATTTGTAAAATATTGCCTCCTTCACAAGGGGTAGGCAATGTCTACTCTACTTTATGTTTGAGTTGGAGGCTTCTTAGGATTAGTAGACCCTAAAAAGTGAGATTTTAACTCTTCCAGTTCGTGATCAATTTCACTTTTGGCGGCTTGCGAACTGGGAGACGAAACTGGCGGCGAGGCTGGTTTTTGACTTGGACTTTTGGCAGCCGGAGTACCCAAAAACTGAGACTTGAGTTCGGCTAAGTCTGCATCAATCGCTCCACTGGA
The Microcoleus sp. AS-A8 genome window above contains:
- a CDS encoding OB-fold nucleic acid binding domain-containing protein, which translates into the protein MVKIVGRKFLGIQTVYDIGVERDHNFLIANGLVASNCFNKSHSTAYGYVTYQTAYLKANYPVEYMAALLTGSSGNQDKVQKYIATCSKMGIDVLKPDINHSEIDFTPVSRKILFGLSAIRNLGQGAIECILNAREEGGAFQSVADFCDRVDLRTVNRRALEALIYCGAFDSLSSNRKQLIEYLDIVISWAQDRAKDRDSGQTTIFDLLGSTNGSKNSKNGALESAPKPPDIADYSPQEKLRLEKELLGFYVSDHPLKSALQATKVLSPISLSDLAEHGKRTTISVIVMLTEIKPIVTKKGDRMAIVQMEDLSGQVDGVVFPATYERIENFIKPDTRLIVWGKVDKREDQTQMIIEDAELIETAPMVIVELPPQRVTTSELNQLKSILQAHSGQKNQAKVPVLATVAVPNHQQFVRFNAKYWVHDCNTAVAALKRAGFSARTSALVGN